A stretch of the Zeugodacus cucurbitae isolate PBARC_wt_2022May chromosome 6, idZeuCucr1.2, whole genome shotgun sequence genome encodes the following:
- the LOC105217335 gene encoding V-type proton ATPase 16 kDa proteolipid subunit c: protein MSEAQSDNPIYGPFFGVMGAASAIIFSSLGAAYGTAKSGTGIAAMSVMRPELIMKSIIPVVMAGIIAIYGLVVAVLIAGALEEPTTYSLFKGFIHLGAGLSVGFSGLAAGFAIGIVGDAGVRGTAQQPRLFVGMILILIFAEVLGLYGLIVAIYLYTK, encoded by the exons ATGTCTGAAGCACAGAGCGATAACCCAATCTACGGACCCTTCTTCGGCGTCATGGGAGCAGCCTCAGCCATCATTTTCAGTT cTCTGGGGGCCGCCTATGGTACCGCTAAGTCAGGAACTGGTATCGCTGCCATGTCAGTGATGCGACCAGAATTGATCATGAAATCCATCATTCCCGTTGTCATGGCTGGTATTATCGCCATTTACGGTTTGGTCGTAGCTGTCCTTATTGCTGGTGCTTTGGAAGAGCCCACAACCTACTCACTGTTCAA GGGTTTCATTCATTTGGGTGCCGGTTTGTCGGTAGGTTTCTCTGGTTTAGCGGCAGGTTTTGCGATCGGTATTGTTGGTGATGCTGGTGTAAGAGGTACAGCACAGCAGCCGCGTCTCTTCGTCGGTATGATTTTGATTCTCATTTTCGCTGAAGTATTGGGTCTGTACGGTCTTATTGTTGCCATTTACTtgtacacaaaataa
- the At1g12160 gene encoding senecionine N-oxygenase — protein MSSKKRICIIGAGMAGLTALKNSLEHDLEAVAYERYTTVGGTWIYMERKEGEDEEDVHSSMYQGLRTNLPKEVMGFPDYDFDTNIPESFISSELVLEYLQNYAKHFNLTPHIKLEHEIIRVRPRSEGWEVIVHDLKSDKYFVEYFDFVLVCNGHFTTPMYPDTEGLENYQGKRLHSHLYRTPDVFKGQNVLVVGGGPSGVDIVHHIYQHAEHVYLSHHLESELRTDFMPNVTKKPDILRFTEEGAIFRDGSSASFSFVIFCTGYKYTFPFLSVDCGINVDVNWIHPLYKHCLNINKPTMAIIGLPHQISPAQLFDLQVRFALAFFTGRKELPSRADMLAEMEADMQERWANGVSKRVAHKMGVKQFDYYEDLAVTAGVKKLKPVVGKMMKSCSRRYIFELDTYRQSRYKVVDDENFIKIE, from the exons ATGAGTTCCAAAAAGCGTATCTGCATAATAGGTGCCGGTATGGCAGGACTAACGGCACTTAAGAACTCGCTGGAACACGATTTGGAGGCAGTGGCGTATGAACGATACACTACAGTCGGCGGTACCTGGATCTATATGGAACGTAAAGAGGGTGAAGACGAGGAAGACGTACACAGTAGCATGTATCAGGGATTGCG CACCAATCTGCCAAAGGAAGTGATGGGTTTTCCAGACTACGATTTCGATACGAATATACCGGAGTCATTTATCAGCTCCGAACTCGTGTTGGAGTACCTACAGAATTATGcaaagcattttaatttaacaccACATATCAAATTGGAACATGAGATAATAAGAGTGCGACCACGCAGCGAAGGTTGGGAG GTTATCGTACACGATCTCAAAAGCGATAAGTATTTCGTTGAGTACTtcgattttgttttagtttgcaATGGACACTTCACCACACCCATGTATCCGGATACCGAAGGGCTTGAAAACTATCAAGGCAAGCGCTTGCACAGTCATCTCTATCGCACTCCCGATGTTTTCAAGG GTCAAAACGTACTGGTTGTGGGTGGCGGTCCAAGTGGCGTTGACATTGTACACCACATATACCAACATGCTGAGCACGTCTATCTCAGCCATCATTTAGAGAGCGAACTACGAACGGATTTCATGCCAAACGTCACAAAAAAGCCAGATATTCTGCGTTTCACTGAAGAAGGGGCTATTTTTAGAGATGGTAGTAGCGCCAGCTTTTCATTTGTGATATTTTGCACCGGCTATAAGTACACTTTCCCCTTTCTGAGCGTTGATTGTGGCATAAATGTGGATGTCAATTGGATACATCCACTCTACAAACACTGCTTAAATATCAATAAACCAACAATGGCCATCATCGGTTTGCCGCATCAAATATCTCCAGCTCAACTTTTTGATCTACAAGTGCGTTTTGCATTGGCCTTCTTTACGGGACGCAAGGAATTGCCAAGTCGTGCTGATATGCTCGCGGAAATGGAAGCGGATATGCAGGAGCGCTGGGCAAATGGTGTATCGAAGCGGGTGGCGCACAAAATGGGCGTAAAACAG TTTGATTACTACGAAGACTTGGCAGTCACAGCGGGCGTGAAGAAACTGAAACCTGTGGTTGGCAAAATGATGAAATCATGTTCTAGAAGATATATTTTCGAATTGGATACATATCGTCAAAGTCGATataaagttgttgatgatgAGAACTTCATAAAAATTGAGTAA
- the LOC105217330 gene encoding electron transfer flavoprotein subunit alpha, mitochondrial, with protein sequence MFSSNARNLMRSSLINRCKSTLVFAEHNNGALNPITLNTISAAKKIGGDVTVLVAGTKCGPASEAVAKVEGVAKVLVAENAAFNGFTPEAITPLVLAAQSQFKFTHILAGATAFGKNVLPRVASKLDVSPISEIIDVKSEDTFVRTIYAGNAILTLRSKDPVKVITVRGTNFAPVAATGGSGAIEQAPAGDYASQLSEFVSQELTKSDRPELTSAKVIISGGRGLKSGDNFKLLYDLADKFGAAVGASRAAVDAGYVPNDLQIGQTGKIVAPELYIAVGISGAIQHLAGMKDSKTIVAINKDPEAPIFQVADIGLVADLFKAVPELTEKL encoded by the exons atgttcAGTTCAAATGCAAGGAATCTTATGCGCAGCAGCTTG ATCAACCGCTGCAAGAGCACCTTGGTGTTTGCTGAGCATAACAATGGAGCATTAAATCCAATTACATTAAACACTATCTCAGCTGCGAAAAAGATCGGAGGTGATGTCACAGTGTTGGTAGCTGGCACCAAATGTGGTCCG gCATCTGAAGCTGTTGCCAAGGTCGAAGGTGTTGCGAAAGTGTTGGTGGCAGAGAATGCTGCTTTCAATGGTTTCACTCCTGAGGCCATAACTCCCCTAGTGCTGGCAGCTCAATCTCAATTCAAGTTCACACATATTTTGGCAGGCGCCACCGCTTTTGGAAAGAATGTGCTACCACGCGTAGCATCTAAATTGGATGTGTCGCCTATTTCTGAAATCATCGATGTAAAGAGCGAAGACACCTTCGTGCGCACCATTTATGCTGGTAACGCCATATTGACTCTACGTTCCAAGGATCCCGTTAAAGTGATAACCGTACGTGGTACTAATTTCGCACCTGTCGCAGCTACTGGTGGCAGCGGCGCCATTGAACAGGCACCAGCCGGTGATTATGCCTCTCAATTGAGTGAATTTGTGTCGCAAGAACTTACCAAATCCGACCGTCCAGAGTTGACTAGTGCCAAAGTGATTATATCCGGCGGACGTGGTCTGAAATCGGGCGATAACTTCAAGTTACTCTATGATCTGGCTGACAAATTTGGTGCTGCTGTAGGTGCTTCTCGTGCCGCCGTTGATGCTGGTTACGTGCCCAACGATCTGCAAATTGGTCAAACTGGCAAAATTGTTGCGCCCGAATTATATATTGCTGTTGGCATCTCAGGCGCCATCCAACATTTGGCAGGCATGAAGGACTCCAAGACAATAGTGGCCATAAACAAAGATCCCGAAGCACCAATCTTCCAGGTGGCAGATATTGGTTTGGTCGCGGATCTTTTCAAAGCTGTACCAGAATTAACCGAGAAATTGTGA
- the LOC105217332 gene encoding uncharacterized protein LOC105217332, translating into MATNGKRVCVIGAGTAGLCALKNSLQQGMDATAYEQCSEIGGTWVYTKPGESDVHSSMYEGLRTNLPKEVMGYPDYAYPKEIEQSFVPSAEVLKFLQSYAQHFDLSKYIKLQHEIIRVRPLNEKWEIYIRDIKNDTFFKEIFDYVFVCNGHYSMPLMPEIEGIDSYKGKKLHSHWYRKPDTFEGTTVLVIGAGPSGMDITNHISKFAKHIYLSHNLDPAPCTDFMPNVTQKTVVRRFTEDGAVFRDDTSETFDHIIFCTGYKYTFPFLSIDVSLRVDDNFVHPLYKHCINIHYPTMALIGLPFYVCPSQSFDLQVRFALAFFTKKREFPSREEMFADLEKDKEQRRKKGLTNRLAHAMGDKQYDYYQDLSETAGIENIKPVINKIMEDCSRKYIYELATYRNDRFKVLDDETFVKFPMQSA; encoded by the exons atggctACCAATGGCAAGCGCGTTTGTGTAATAGGCGCTGGTACAGCAGGACTATGCGCTCTGAAGAATTCACTGCAGCAGGGCATGGACGCAACCGCCTATGAGCAATGCAGTGAGATCGGTGGCACCTGGGTATACACAAAACCGGGTGAGAGTGATGTGCATAGCAGCATGTACGAGGGTTTACG caCAAATCTACCGAAAGAGGTTATGGGTTACCCAGATTACGCATATCCCAAGGAAATCGAACAATCCTTCGTACCATCCGCGGAGGTGCTGAAATTCCTGCAGTCATATGCGCAGCACTTCGATCTGTCCAAATACATTAAGCTGCAACATGAGATCATACGTGTGCGTCCTTTGAACGAAAAATGGGAG ATCTACATACGCGACATCAAGAACGACACATTCTTCAAAGAAATCTTTGATTATGTTTTCGTTTGTAACGGACATTATAGCATGCCACTGATGCCAGAAATCGAGGGCATTGATAGTTATAAGGGTAAAAAGCTGCACAGCCATTGGTATCGGAAACCAGATACATTTGAAG GTACCACTGTGCTGGTGATCGGCGCCGGGCCTAGTGGCATGGATATTACGAATCACATCAGCAAATTCGCCAAGCATATCTATCTCAGTCACAATTTGGACCCAGCACCGTGCACCGATTTCATGCCGAACGTTACACAGAAGACAGTTGTGCGCCGTTTCACCGAAGATGGTGCCGTCTTCAGGGATGACACCAGCGAAACCTTCGATCACATAATCTTCTGCACTGGCTACAAGTACACGTTCCCCTTCCTCAGCATCGATGTTTCATTGCGCGTCGACGACAACTTCGTGCATCCGCTTTACAAGCATTGCATCAATATACATTATCCCACAATGGCATTGATTGGTTTGCCCTTCTACGTGTGTCCATCGCAATCGTTCGATTTGCAAGTGCGTTTCGCGTTGGCATTCTTCACCAAGAAACGTGAATTTCCAAGCCGCGAGGAGATGTTCGCCGATTTGGAGAAGGATAAGGAGCAGCGACGCAAGAAGGGCCTGACCAATCGGCTGGCGCATGCGATGGGCGATAAGCAG TACGACTACTACCAAGATCTCTCCGAAACGGCCGGCATTGAAAACATCAAACCGGTTATCAATAAAATTATGGAAGATTGCAGTCGAAAATACATTTACGAGCTGGCCACATATCGCAATGATCGTTTCAAGGTGCTCGACGATGAAACCTTCGTGAAATTTCCCATGCAATCGGCTTGA
- the LOC105217334 gene encoding senecionine N-oxygenase, whose protein sequence is MTAKASCCVVGAGAAGLCALKYALEYGMEAVAYEKYNEIGGTWVCTEHAEDGCATAEDVHSSMYDGLRTNLPKEVMDFPDYKFPKNIRESYILASDVLKYFQSYAAHFKLQPHIKLQQEVVRVRPLNGKWEVLTLDLQSNSYTTEQFDYIFICNGRYATPSYPHTAGIDLYKGHKIHSHVFRTAETFKDATVLMVGAGRSGMDITHHIYPYAKRIYLSHHLQQKPPITDFMPNVVQKPVVERYTENGAIFKDGTQADFTHIIFCTGYNLTIPFLSADCNLQVHDNLVYPLYKHCINIYHPTMCFIGLPIYAYPIQLFDLQARFVMQYYSGKLQLPSAEDMLADTERDLAERRERGLPRRKLHVVGDRQFDYYDELVALTGIDNVRPVIRKLSKICGGKFLYDLQNYRKTAFKVIDDENYVQFKLGEV, encoded by the exons atgaccGCAAAAGCTAGTTGCTGTGTCGTTGGCGCCGGTGCAGCCGGTCTCTGCGCGCTCAAGTATGCGCTCGAGTACGGCATGGAGGCGGTGGCGTATGAGAAATATAATGAAATCGGTGGCACCTGGGTGTGTACAGAGCATGCCGAGGATGGTTGTGCCACAGCGGAGGATGTGCACAGCAGCATGTATGATGGATTGCG CACCAATTTGCCAAAGGAAGTAATGGATTTCCCGGATTACAAATTTCCAAAGAATATTCGTGAATCTTATATTTTAGCCAGTGACGTATTGAAGTACTTTCAATCTTATGCAGCACACTTCAAACTGCAGCCGCATATCAAGTTACAACAGGAAGTGGTGCGCGTGCGCCCCTTAAATGGCAAGTGGGAG GTGTTAACGCTCGATTTACAAAGCAACAGCTACACGACGGAGCAATtcgattatattttcatatgcaaCGGACGTTATGCGACGCCCTCTTATCCGCATACGGCGGGCATTGATCTCTATAAAGGCCATAAAATACACAGTCATGTCTTTCGCACTGCAGAGACATTTAAAG ATGCCACTGTACTTATGGTAGGAGCTGGTCGCAGCGGTATGGATATCACGCACCACATTTATCCCTATGCCAAACGCATATACCTGAGTCATCATCTCCAGCAAAAGCCGCCAATCACCGATTTCATGCCGAATGTTGTGCAGAAGCCGGTTGTAGAACGCTACACGGAGAACGGCGCCATCTTCAAGGATGGTACACAAGCCGACTTTACGCATATTATCTTCTGCACCGGCTACAATCTGACGATACCATTCCTCAGCGCCGACTGCAATCTGCAAGTGCACGATAATTTGGTGTATCCGCTCTACAAGCACTGCATCAATATCTACCATCCCACAATGTGTTTCATTGGTTTGCCTATCTACGCTTATCCAATACAATTATTCGATTTGCAAGCGCGTTTTGTAATGCAATATTATAGCGGTAAACTGCAATTACCGAGTGCGGAGGATATGCTGGCCGATACGGAGCGCGATTTAGCTGAGAGGAGAGAGCGTGGTTTGCCGCGCAGGAAATTGCATGTGGTGGGCGACAGACAG TTCGATTATTATGATGAGCTGGTGGCACTAACCGGCATCGACAATGTTAGACCAGTGATCAGAAAACTTTCGAAAATCTGCGGTGGCAAATTTCTTTACGATTTACAAAACTACCGCAAGACAGCATTTAAAGTTATAGACGATGAGAATTATGTACAATTCAAATTAGGTGAAGTGTAA